The Nitrosomonas sp. sh817 genome includes a window with the following:
- a CDS encoding DsbE family thiol:disulfide interchange protein — protein sequence MMRYLIPLFAFMVLAVFLMIGLTLNPRQVPSPLIDKPAPKFQLNQLHDSDKVMSSDDNLGKVWMLNVWASWCVACRDEHPLLVQLAKAGIVPIYGLNYKDDRDTALQWLRRYGDPYQISIVDSDGKVGINYGVYGVPETYVIDKEGIIRHKHIGPVTVDSLEKTILPLIKELQNQA from the coding sequence ATGATGCGTTATTTGATTCCGCTGTTTGCGTTTATGGTGCTGGCAGTTTTTCTGATGATTGGTCTTACATTAAATCCGCGACAAGTTCCATCGCCGTTGATAGATAAGCCGGCACCAAAATTTCAATTAAATCAGCTTCATGATTCCGATAAAGTGATGTCATCGGATGATAATCTCGGAAAGGTTTGGATGTTGAATGTGTGGGCCTCTTGGTGCGTGGCTTGTCGTGATGAACATCCCTTATTGGTGCAGTTGGCAAAAGCCGGCATTGTGCCAATCTACGGTTTGAATTATAAAGATGATCGTGATACTGCGTTGCAATGGTTAAGACGTTATGGAGATCCTTATCAAATCAGCATCGTTGATTCCGATGGTAAAGTGGGGATTAATTACGGTGTTTATGGAGTTCCGGAAACTTATGTAATTGATAAAGAAGGAATTATTAGGCATAAACATATTGGGCCGGTGACTGTCGATTCTTTGGAAAAAACAATCCTTCCTTTAATAAAAGAATTGCAAAATCAAGCATAG
- a CDS encoding cytochrome c-type biogenesis protein yields MTYLVHCKFTTISFTFLLLLLISSIGWAKEATPVAEDPEIEKRMLALTMDLRCLVCQNEPISDSRAEFSNDIRREIREQIKANKTDDEIIQFLVDRYGDFILYNPPMKPTTLLLWFGPVVLFLISLGSLVFYLRRRRIQIEEISLSQVQREKAEALLKEDNKGKDV; encoded by the coding sequence ATGACGTACCTTGTACATTGTAAATTCACGACAATAAGTTTTACTTTTTTGCTACTGCTTCTGATTTCATCGATTGGCTGGGCAAAAGAAGCCACACCGGTTGCGGAAGACCCAGAGATTGAAAAGCGCATGCTAGCACTCACCATGGATTTGCGATGCTTGGTTTGTCAAAATGAGCCAATTTCAGATTCACGCGCTGAATTTTCAAATGACATCCGACGTGAAATCCGCGAGCAGATCAAAGCTAATAAAACCGATGACGAGATAATCCAATTTCTGGTGGATCGATATGGGGATTTCATTCTTTACAATCCTCCCATGAAACCAACCACATTACTGTTATGGTTTGGCCCGGTTGTACTTTTTTTGATCAGCCTCGGTTCATTAGTATTTTACTTGAGACGACGTCGAATCCAAATTGAAGAAATATCACTGTCACAAGTGCAACGTGAGAAAGCGGAAGCATTGCTAAAAGAAGATAATAAAGGTAAAGACGTATGA
- the ccmD gene encoding heme exporter protein CcmD, which yields MNWSSWSEFFSMGGYGLYVWGSYAVAVLCIVAEVLLISNRRRTLEKQYGQIHDLNMVETKNETPS from the coding sequence ATGAATTGGTCAAGCTGGTCGGAATTTTTTTCAATGGGTGGATATGGGCTTTATGTCTGGGGTTCCTATGCTGTGGCAGTTCTATGTATCGTAGCTGAAGTATTGCTAATTTCAAATCGGCGCAGAACTTTGGAAAAACAATATGGTCAGATTCACGACTTAAATATGGTAGAGACTAAAAATGAAACCCCGTCATAA
- the ccmC gene encoding heme ABC transporter permease CcmC codes for MAINWFKYSSPASFYSLAGKMIPIFVIAAVIFLVAGLYIGFFVAPTDFQQGEAYRIIFIHVPAAWMSMFLYVVMAFWAAIGLAFNTRLSSMFATAIAPTGAMFTFLALWTGALWGKPMWGTWWVWDARLTSELILFFLYIGFMSLQAAIDDPRRADKAGAIIAIVGVVNIPIIYFSVQWWNTLHQGASVSINQAPAMATTMLTGMLVMVLASWMYSIAVILKRVRLIILEREGHTAWVTELQKKGAI; via the coding sequence ATGGCGATTAATTGGTTCAAATATTCGTCCCCTGCCAGTTTTTATTCACTTGCAGGAAAAATGATCCCAATCTTTGTCATAGCTGCGGTGATTTTTTTAGTTGCGGGGCTTTATATTGGTTTCTTTGTGGCGCCGACAGATTTTCAGCAAGGCGAAGCCTACCGGATTATATTTATTCATGTACCGGCTGCTTGGATGTCGATGTTTCTTTATGTGGTAATGGCTTTCTGGGCTGCAATCGGATTGGCCTTTAATACGAGATTGTCTTCCATGTTTGCGACTGCGATCGCACCCACTGGTGCTATGTTCACTTTTCTTGCATTATGGACAGGTGCTTTGTGGGGCAAACCTATGTGGGGTACGTGGTGGGTTTGGGACGCACGATTGACTTCAGAATTGATTTTATTTTTTCTGTATATCGGTTTCATGTCACTGCAGGCAGCTATTGATGATCCTCGCCGAGCTGATAAAGCAGGTGCGATTATTGCGATTGTCGGCGTGGTTAATATTCCGATTATTTATTTCTCGGTTCAATGGTGGAATACCTTGCATCAGGGAGCATCGGTTAGTATTAATCAAGCACCCGCGATGGCAACAACAATGTTGACTGGCATGCTGGTTATGGTGCTGGCAAGCTGGATGTATTCCATTGCAGTCATTTTAAAGAGAGTGCGCTTAATAATTTTGGAAAGAGAAGGCCATACAGCTTGGGTAACGGAATTACAAAAGAAGGGAGCAATTTAA
- the ccmI gene encoding c-type cytochrome biogenesis protein CcmI, producing MTAFWTISGIFIVTALLFVIPTLLRNKKSLARDIEHDAVNITVYRDQIAELDKDLQNDILSQEQYDKSKQELQQRMLQDVVEQDKSIIQKNKKYQNILVSILIVLGFPLAAVFLYLNIGDTRGLLPQAQLASATNMNHGGGGNNPTDMGGHDFSAALENLISRLSNNPEDIEGWIMLARTYTAMERYNEASNTYAKLNELVPDNPQILSDYARALALKNQGTLAGKPTELLHEALKIDPLFPPALALAGHAEFEQEHYENASAHWEKLLTTIPPDSPLAKSVKDSIAEAKLLSFEGKATTHDQSKQSLDVAESKDAATIQPENIVNDNKEAKVIGAVSVSGQVTIRPELSTKASPNDTLFIFARAKSGPKMPLAILRLKASDLPATFTLTDDMAMTPAMRMSSFPEVIIEARISKSGQAVPASGDLQGFSEPVQLGFNNIAIVIDTQIP from the coding sequence ATGACTGCTTTCTGGACTATTTCTGGAATTTTTATTGTTACAGCGTTGTTGTTCGTTATTCCGACGCTATTAAGAAATAAAAAGAGCCTCGCTAGGGATATTGAACACGATGCTGTTAATATTACGGTATATCGGGATCAGATTGCCGAGCTTGATAAGGATCTGCAGAACGATATTTTAAGCCAAGAACAATATGATAAAAGTAAGCAGGAACTGCAACAGCGAATGCTTCAGGATGTTGTTGAGCAAGATAAATCTATTATTCAGAAAAATAAAAAGTATCAAAATATACTTGTATCCATCCTTATTGTGCTTGGATTCCCGTTAGCGGCGGTTTTTTTGTATTTGAATATTGGCGATACTCGAGGTCTGTTGCCGCAAGCGCAACTTGCCAGTGCTACCAATATGAATCATGGTGGCGGCGGTAATAATCCTACCGACATGGGAGGACATGATTTTTCTGCTGCGTTGGAAAACCTTATTTCCAGGTTAAGCAATAATCCTGAAGACATTGAAGGATGGATAATGCTTGCGCGTACCTATACTGCTATGGAACGGTATAACGAAGCAAGTAATACCTACGCTAAATTAAACGAACTTGTTCCCGATAATCCTCAAATTTTAAGCGATTATGCACGGGCATTGGCACTTAAGAATCAAGGTACTTTAGCTGGAAAACCAACGGAATTACTACACGAAGCGCTGAAAATAGATCCGTTATTTCCCCCGGCACTGGCGCTAGCCGGACATGCAGAATTTGAGCAAGAGCATTATGAAAATGCTTCCGCGCATTGGGAGAAGTTATTAACTACCATTCCCCCGGATTCTCCGCTTGCTAAATCCGTAAAGGATAGTATCGCTGAAGCTAAGTTGCTTTCTTTTGAAGGAAAAGCCACGACTCACGATCAATCGAAACAATCACTCGATGTAGCGGAATCAAAAGATGCGGCCACTATTCAACCTGAGAATATTGTTAATGACAACAAAGAAGCAAAAGTGATCGGTGCGGTTTCAGTATCCGGTCAGGTGACGATTCGGCCTGAATTATCAACAAAAGCCTCTCCAAACGATACTTTGTTCATTTTCGCTCGAGCCAAATCCGGACCAAAAATGCCGCTTGCAATTTTGCGCCTCAAAGCAAGTGATCTACCAGCAACATTTACGCTGACGGACGATATGGCAATGACACCTGCAATGCGGATGTCTAGTTTTCCTGAAGTTATTATAGAAGCAAGAATTTCAAAATCCGGTCAGGCTGTTCCTGCCAGTGGCGATCTTCAGGGATTTAGTGAACCTGTGCAATTAGGCTTCAATAACATCGCCATTGTGATTGATACACAAATTCCGTAA
- a CDS encoding fatty acid desaturase produces MISDFLTLISGVIVMPWWGYVVVTLILTHITIASITIYLHRHSAHRALELHPLPSHFFRFWLWLTTGMVTKEWTAIHRKHHAKCETSDDPHSPIIYGIGKVLAEGSELYRKEAKNIETLKRYGYGTPDDWIERNVYSKHSAKGVALMLIINVILFGPIGITIWAIQMLWAPVFAAGIINGVGHYWGYRNFQAEDASKNIVPWGILIGGEELHNNHHAYATSARLSNKWYEFDIGWLYIRILEMAGLAKVKKVAPKLRIDSAKTECDSDTLQAVISHRYEVLAKYTKSLKSTFSQEIIHLKEATAQYGIDNSTLKRWILADSRTLQEHEREKLNQVLSNTKTLDKVYTMREELAEIWQRSTASTEELVKKLEDWCRRAEESGIEVLQTFSQRLRCYA; encoded by the coding sequence ATGATTTCTGATTTTCTCACATTGATTTCGGGTGTGATTGTTATGCCATGGTGGGGATATGTTGTTGTAACATTGATTTTAACGCATATCACGATTGCTTCTATCACAATTTATCTTCATCGCCATTCTGCGCATCGTGCTTTGGAATTGCATCCGTTACCAAGTCATTTTTTTCGTTTTTGGTTGTGGCTTACAACAGGGATGGTTACAAAAGAATGGACGGCGATACACCGCAAGCATCATGCAAAATGTGAAACCAGCGATGATCCGCATAGCCCTATAATTTACGGCATTGGAAAAGTATTGGCCGAAGGCTCTGAACTTTATCGTAAAGAAGCGAAAAATATAGAAACGCTCAAACGCTATGGATATGGAACACCGGATGATTGGATAGAGCGTAATGTTTACAGCAAGCATAGCGCCAAAGGAGTCGCATTGATGCTAATTATCAATGTCATCTTGTTTGGACCTATCGGTATTACCATTTGGGCGATACAAATGCTATGGGCGCCAGTTTTTGCTGCTGGCATTATCAATGGGGTAGGTCATTATTGGGGTTATCGCAATTTCCAAGCGGAAGACGCCAGTAAAAATATCGTACCATGGGGTATTTTGATCGGTGGTGAAGAATTGCATAATAATCATCATGCTTATGCAACATCTGCACGACTATCCAATAAATGGTATGAATTCGATATCGGTTGGCTTTACATACGAATCTTGGAAATGGCGGGGCTTGCAAAGGTGAAGAAAGTTGCTCCTAAGCTGCGTATCGATAGTGCCAAGACTGAATGTGACTCGGATACCTTGCAGGCGGTTATTTCTCATCGTTATGAAGTGCTGGCAAAATACACAAAATCACTTAAATCTACTTTCTCTCAAGAAATTATTCACTTAAAAGAAGCCACTGCACAGTACGGAATTGATAATTCAACTTTGAAGCGCTGGATTCTGGCAGATTCTAGAACGTTACAAGAGCATGAACGCGAGAAGCTGAATCAAGTCCTGAGTAATACGAAGACTCTTGATAAAGTTTATACAATGCGTGAAGAATTAGCTGAAATCTGGCAACGCTCAACAGCCTCGACTGAGGAGCTTGTAAAAAAATTGGAAGATTGGTGTCGCCGTGCAGAAGAGAGTGGGATTGAAGTTCTTCAAACGTTTTCTCAGCGGCTTCGTTGCTACGCTTAG
- a CDS encoding heme lyase CcmF/NrfE family subunit: MIPEIGNFSLILALLLATIQGTLPLIGATRGIPSWIALARPVVQGQFVFVLIAFLCLGYSFVSSDFSVLNVAKNSNTELPLHFRIAATWGSHEGSLLLWVLMLASWSVAVSVFSKQLPDDVVARVLGVLGLVAIGFYVFMLFTSNPFDRLLPAALEGSDLNPLLQDVGMVVHPPMLYMGYVGFSVAFAFAIAALLSGRLDAAWARWSRPWTIVAWIFLTFGIMLGSWWAYYELGWGGWWFWDPVENASFMPWLVGTALLHSLAVTEKRGSFKSWTVLLAISAFALSLLGTFLVRSGVLTSVHAFATDPARGIFILVFLVIVISCSLILFAWRAPKVGLGGKFDLLSRESMLLTNNILLLVAAASVLLGTLYPLIIDALGLGKLSVGPPYFEAVFVPVMTPAIFLIGVGPISRWKQMSLPTLIVRLRWAFAVSVVSALITPYFMGEWRPMISFGLLLAFWIIVCIFVSIKHRVSNSGEGNVLTKLVKQSRSFYGMHLAHLGVAVFIIGVTLVNGYETEKDVRMEIGSKVTVGGYTFQFNGTSDVVGPNYKAVRGDIAVIKDDQFIRNLYPEKRTYNASGMAMTEAAIDTGLFRDLYVALGEPLTNGAWVVRAYHKPFVDWIWLGCLLMAIGGVTSITDRRYRLKITKKNLVVTKNEETEEPVEETPSAVPSASKVSLVTESSKV; encoded by the coding sequence ATGATTCCAGAAATAGGTAACTTTTCATTAATTCTCGCTCTTTTGTTAGCTACTATACAAGGCACACTTCCTTTAATTGGCGCAACGCGGGGTATTCCTTCCTGGATTGCTCTTGCTAGGCCGGTTGTACAAGGGCAATTTGTATTCGTGTTGATTGCATTCTTATGCTTGGGTTATTCATTTGTTAGTAGCGACTTTTCAGTGTTGAATGTGGCTAAGAATTCAAATACGGAATTACCGCTTCATTTTCGAATTGCAGCTACTTGGGGATCGCATGAAGGTTCTTTATTGCTATGGGTATTGATGCTGGCGAGCTGGTCGGTTGCCGTCAGTGTTTTTAGTAAGCAGTTGCCGGATGATGTTGTGGCGCGAGTGCTGGGTGTATTAGGGCTTGTTGCGATTGGCTTTTATGTGTTCATGCTATTTACTTCAAATCCATTTGATCGGTTGTTACCCGCAGCGCTTGAAGGAAGTGACTTGAATCCTCTATTGCAGGATGTAGGTATGGTCGTTCACCCACCCATGCTTTATATGGGGTATGTCGGTTTTTCAGTTGCTTTTGCATTTGCGATCGCGGCTTTATTAAGTGGAAGGCTAGATGCAGCTTGGGCTCGATGGTCTCGTCCTTGGACTATAGTGGCTTGGATATTTTTGACTTTTGGCATCATGCTGGGAAGCTGGTGGGCTTATTATGAACTCGGTTGGGGAGGTTGGTGGTTCTGGGATCCGGTTGAGAATGCATCATTTATGCCATGGTTGGTTGGTACCGCCTTGCTTCACTCATTGGCCGTGACAGAAAAACGAGGTAGCTTTAAAAGCTGGACGGTTTTGTTAGCTATTAGCGCATTTGCACTGAGCTTGTTGGGTACCTTTTTGGTGCGCTCGGGAGTGTTGACTTCTGTACATGCATTTGCAACTGATCCTGCACGCGGAATTTTTATTTTGGTTTTCTTGGTTATTGTTATCAGCTGCTCACTGATATTGTTCGCTTGGCGTGCGCCTAAAGTCGGATTGGGCGGCAAGTTTGACTTGCTTTCCCGTGAATCAATGCTGTTGACAAACAATATATTACTATTAGTTGCAGCTGCCAGTGTGCTACTAGGAACACTGTATCCTCTCATTATTGATGCACTAGGTCTGGGTAAGTTGTCAGTAGGACCTCCTTATTTCGAAGCGGTTTTTGTTCCGGTTATGACACCCGCAATCTTTCTCATTGGTGTTGGTCCTATTTCAAGATGGAAGCAAATGAGCCTGCCGACACTGATTGTGCGTTTGCGTTGGGCGTTTGCAGTGAGTGTTGTTTCTGCATTGATTACACCTTACTTCATGGGTGAATGGCGACCAATGATCAGTTTCGGATTATTGCTGGCGTTCTGGATTATTGTTTGTATATTTGTGAGTATTAAGCATCGGGTGAGCAATAGCGGCGAAGGTAATGTACTAACTAAACTAGTAAAGCAATCCCGGAGTTTTTATGGCATGCACTTGGCACATTTAGGGGTTGCGGTATTTATCATCGGTGTAACATTGGTAAATGGCTACGAGACTGAAAAAGATGTGCGAATGGAAATCGGAAGTAAGGTAACCGTGGGAGGTTATACTTTCCAGTTTAATGGAACCAGTGATGTGGTAGGACCCAACTATAAGGCAGTACGTGGAGATATCGCTGTTATAAAAGATGATCAATTTATTCGTAATTTATATCCCGAAAAACGCACCTATAATGCATCAGGTATGGCGATGACTGAAGCGGCAATTGACACCGGATTATTCCGGGATCTGTATGTCGCCTTGGGAGAGCCGCTTACGAACGGAGCCTGGGTTGTTCGTGCCTATCATAAGCCGTTCGTTGATTGGATATGGCTTGGATGTTTATTAATGGCAATCGGGGGAGTTACCTCGATTACTGATCGGCGTTATCGTCTGAAGATAACTAAAAAGAATCTGGTGGTTACTAAAAATGAGGAAACTGAAGAGCCGGTAGAAGAAACTCCATCTGCTGTACCGTCTGCTAGTAAAGTCAGTTTGGTAACGGAGTCAAGCAAAGTATGA
- a CDS encoding SPFH domain-containing protein, with product MEKRSGSKAIGTDEQIISGTNGWLMLVLLIAALLVGIFLVATPGMPVKIIAGGVLLSIALFFCKGLFTLEPNQAAVMIFFGNYVGTVNASGFFWVNPFYSRTKVSLRINNWNTPVLKVNDERGSPIEIAAVIAWRIHDTARAVFDVESAMNYLQIQSESAVRQVASSHAYDDAEGGQRKSLRTDLDAIAAVLRESIQQHVDVAGIVIEEAKIAHLAYAPEIANAMLRRQQAEAVVMARQKLVDGAVGMVEVALKRLEDQQIVSLTSDQRAVLVTNMMTVLLSESGAQPVIQMAQTNQ from the coding sequence TTGGAAAAAAGATCTGGCAGCAAGGCGATCGGAACCGACGAACAAATTATTTCGGGCACCAATGGATGGTTGATGCTGGTGTTATTGATTGCCGCATTGCTAGTGGGAATTTTTCTTGTGGCGACACCGGGTATGCCGGTCAAGATTATTGCTGGTGGCGTGTTACTGTCCATTGCACTGTTTTTTTGTAAAGGTTTATTCACCTTAGAACCGAATCAGGCTGCTGTAATGATTTTTTTTGGCAACTATGTTGGCACCGTTAATGCCAGCGGTTTTTTCTGGGTTAATCCTTTTTATAGCAGAACCAAAGTATCGCTGCGCATCAATAACTGGAATACGCCGGTACTAAAGGTCAATGATGAACGCGGTAGCCCCATCGAAATTGCTGCAGTCATTGCTTGGCGCATTCATGATACCGCTCGGGCGGTTTTCGATGTGGAAAGCGCGATGAATTATCTGCAAATACAGAGTGAATCCGCTGTTCGCCAAGTGGCCAGCAGCCATGCCTATGACGATGCCGAAGGGGGGCAACGCAAGAGCTTGCGTACCGATCTGGATGCAATTGCGGCGGTGTTACGCGAATCGATTCAACAACATGTGGATGTGGCCGGCATTGTGATCGAAGAAGCCAAAATCGCCCATCTTGCTTACGCGCCGGAAATCGCCAACGCGATGTTGCGGCGTCAACAGGCGGAAGCAGTAGTAATGGCGCGCCAAAAGCTGGTTGATGGAGCAGTCGGGATGGTCGAGGTGGCGTTAAAAAGATTGGAAGATCAGCAGATTGTGTCACTAACCTCGGATCAGCGCGCGGTGCTGGTCACCAATATGATGACCGTTTTATTATCGGAATCAGGCGCACAACCGGTGATTCAAATGGCGCAAACTAATCAATGA
- a CDS encoding ExeA family protein, with amino-acid sequence MSMYVQHFNLNLLPFENVPDPLFFYDQGDHARIRKQISGSLQSGRGLIVVTGPIGSGKTTLSQMIKADFPDNIKLIWMAEPPASSSDLYLFLAQELGIQPSSSEKTFVMRDIRNALLRINAEGKKCLVIVDESHLMTEDVINGIRLLNNLEEGSLKLIQLLLLGQDELMEKINRPEMAPFKQRIAALETLGKMNVDGVLRYIKHRIHIAGGTPDLISNTGWEALSIAFGGGGTPRTINSLCDRSFNVAYERNKPIVDAQDIYEATQRMGLVTDVFHYIIMLNNQERKKQESQTENADTVSEVAVAPAIIPVENQPSTIAARKIEHKSEIINDVIQDISAIKIDTSEKSFDDIANTIKAKYEQKSLKTPAIVLVSSMIAFISSIFYFCHHSDVAGLFACLFELVRI; translated from the coding sequence ATGAGCATGTACGTGCAACACTTCAACCTCAATTTACTTCCCTTCGAGAATGTACCGGATCCACTATTCTTTTATGATCAAGGCGATCATGCACGCATTCGGAAACAGATATCCGGCTCTCTGCAAAGCGGTCGCGGTCTCATCGTCGTAACCGGTCCCATCGGTTCCGGAAAAACTACGCTGAGCCAAATGATAAAAGCCGACTTTCCTGACAATATAAAACTCATTTGGATGGCCGAGCCACCTGCGAGCAGCTCCGATCTCTATTTGTTTTTAGCACAAGAGCTTGGGATTCAACCATCCTCATCCGAAAAAACCTTCGTCATGAGAGACATCAGAAATGCGCTCCTCCGAATCAACGCGGAGGGGAAGAAATGCCTGGTCATTGTCGACGAATCTCATTTGATGACCGAAGATGTTATTAATGGCATCCGGCTATTAAACAACCTCGAAGAAGGATCCTTAAAGCTCATTCAATTATTATTGCTAGGCCAAGATGAGTTAATGGAAAAAATTAATCGTCCTGAAATGGCGCCTTTTAAACAACGCATCGCTGCCCTCGAAACACTCGGTAAAATGAATGTTGATGGCGTCCTGAGATACATAAAGCATCGCATTCACATTGCGGGCGGCACACCCGATCTGATTTCAAATACCGGCTGGGAAGCGCTATCGATTGCATTCGGTGGCGGTGGAACGCCCCGCACTATTAATTCGCTATGCGATCGATCATTTAACGTCGCCTACGAGCGCAATAAACCCATCGTCGATGCGCAAGATATTTATGAAGCAACGCAACGAATGGGCTTGGTTACCGATGTATTTCATTACATCATTATGCTTAACAACCAAGAGCGAAAAAAACAAGAGTCTCAGACTGAAAATGCTGATACTGTCTCTGAAGTTGCAGTGGCTCCAGCAATCATTCCCGTTGAAAATCAACCATCAACTATTGCAGCAAGAAAGATTGAACATAAAAGCGAGATAATCAACGATGTAATACAAGATATTTCCGCAATAAAAATCGATACTTCGGAAAAATCGTTTGATGACATCGCCAATACGATTAAAGCCAAATATGAGCAAAAAAGCTTAAAAACACCTGCGATCGTGCTGGTGTCATCAATGATCGCATTTATCTCAAGCATTTTTTATTTTTGTCATCACTCCGATGTTGCTGGATTATTTGCATGTCTATTTGAATTAGTTAGAATTTGA
- a CDS encoding peroxiredoxin has product MVNIGQNVENFVLPSTGGRDFNLSEHLGKNVIIYFYPKDDTPGCTTEGQDFRDNWDAFNRKNSVIVGISRDNIKSHENFKSKMQFPFELLSDSDETICNLFGVMKMKNMYGKQVRGIERSTFIIDGQGILIKEWRAVKVPGHVLEILDYLTERNQN; this is encoded by the coding sequence ATGGTAAATATTGGCCAAAATGTAGAAAATTTTGTATTGCCGTCGACAGGCGGGCGGGATTTCAATTTATCCGAGCATCTGGGAAAAAATGTAATTATTTATTTCTATCCTAAAGATGATACTCCGGGATGCACAACCGAAGGACAGGATTTTCGGGACAATTGGGATGCATTTAATCGGAAAAATTCTGTCATCGTTGGTATTTCGCGGGACAATATCAAATCGCACGAAAATTTTAAATCCAAAATGCAATTTCCTTTCGAGTTATTAAGTGACAGCGATGAAACGATCTGCAATCTTTTTGGTGTCATGAAGATGAAAAATATGTACGGTAAGCAGGTTAGAGGTATTGAGCGCAGTACATTTATTATCGATGGTCAGGGAATTTTAATAAAAGAATGGCGCGCGGTTAAAGTGCCCGGGCATGTTCTGGAGATTTTAGATTATCTTACCGAGCGAAATCAGAACTAA
- the ccmE gene encoding cytochrome c maturation protein CcmE, producing the protein MKPRHKKLVIIASSVTALGFAAVLVLNAFQSNLVFFFSPTQVVAKEAPIGKSFRIGGLVAEGSVQREDGSTTVHFAITDTAETIPVVYTGILPDLFREGKGVVAQGKISDQGVFRADEVLAKHDENYMPPEAAEALEKAAKAQKASLMQ; encoded by the coding sequence ATGAAACCCCGTCATAAAAAACTTGTAATTATCGCCTCTAGTGTTACTGCATTGGGATTTGCAGCGGTTTTAGTGTTAAACGCATTTCAAAGTAATTTGGTTTTTTTCTTTAGCCCGACACAAGTTGTTGCTAAAGAGGCACCGATAGGTAAGAGTTTTCGTATCGGCGGTCTTGTTGCGGAAGGCAGTGTACAGCGTGAAGATGGCTCAACAACAGTGCATTTTGCAATTACTGACACTGCAGAAACTATACCAGTTGTCTATACCGGCATATTGCCCGACTTGTTTCGAGAGGGTAAAGGCGTTGTTGCGCAAGGTAAAATCTCGGATCAAGGAGTGTTTCGCGCGGATGAAGTTCTTGCAAAACATGATGAGAACTATATGCCTCCTGAGGCTGCGGAAGCTTTAGAGAAAGCAGCCAAAGCACAAAAAGCATCTCTCATGCAATAA
- a CDS encoding OmpA family protein, whose protein sequence is MIRSIFYGLSVIFFSLAILIIYKAVKNPGDHSSPINLPSELALTPEPAYSPPAPPPPFPDLANHESSILDHHTSAPNNEARIADTQQENQSNAPEAVTQDVIDSKAESQSRTLIVFSGKTFRSGQDVIQDVAYTTIEKLVKEINASPGSLILIEGHTDNIPTGKIDSDNAELSSRRAKAIANILMLHGIPSQRISIKGYGDTRPIDSNNTEEGRAKNRRVEVKLIPREGNI, encoded by the coding sequence ATGATACGCTCAATTTTTTATGGTCTTTCAGTGATATTTTTCTCACTGGCAATTTTAATAATCTACAAAGCTGTTAAAAATCCCGGGGATCATTCCTCGCCCATCAATTTGCCGTCGGAACTCGCATTGACACCGGAACCAGCCTATTCGCCACCGGCGCCTCCGCCTCCATTCCCGGATCTCGCGAATCATGAATCGTCCATACTTGACCATCACACCTCTGCTCCTAACAACGAAGCGAGAATTGCTGACACCCAGCAGGAGAATCAATCCAACGCTCCCGAAGCAGTGACGCAAGATGTAATCGATAGCAAAGCAGAATCGCAATCTCGAACGTTGATAGTGTTCAGCGGTAAAACATTTCGCTCCGGACAGGATGTCATTCAAGACGTTGCCTATACCACAATAGAAAAACTTGTTAAAGAAATCAACGCATCTCCGGGAAGTCTGATCCTGATCGAAGGTCATACCGACAATATTCCGACTGGAAAAATTGACAGTGATAATGCGGAGCTATCGTCCCGGCGCGCCAAAGCCATCGCCAATATCCTGATGCTTCATGGCATTCCATCGCAACGGATATCAATTAAAGGTTATGGAGATACCCGTCCGATTGATTCCAATAACACTGAAGAAGGCCGGGCGAAAAACCGTCGAGTCGAAGTAAAACTGATACCCAGGGAGGGAAACATTTAA